The following is a genomic window from Lagenorhynchus albirostris chromosome 2, mLagAlb1.1, whole genome shotgun sequence.
ACCACAGGAAACCAAATTGTAGTAGAAAGTCAGATGGGAGTGGAAAATCCTCTCAGAGATGTTAGATCGTTGCTTTCACCTATTCTAAAAATAACCTGGTTTATTAGAGATTGATAGATGACAAGATAACCCACAAGTTCTTCCACAGAGGCCAGGGAGACGAGAGAGTGTGATGCTATTTGAACAGAAAGGGAGTTGGGAGGTGCTGCAGGGGGTTGGTGCGCTGGCTGGACCCATGGAACTCAGTATTCAGCCACTGTCAATACAGGGCCGGCGGCAGGGCAGGTACGGCGCTAGGCTGTGGGAACACCATGAGTGGGGCGCAGACATGGATGCTGCCTTCAAGAGATCTAGTCAAATGACAGGGGAGCCAGGTCACAACGTTGGACAAATAAAATCATTGCAAATTGGGATAAGTGCTATGAGGGAATGAGCAGTGCTGAGATGAAGACTAACGGGGAGACCAGGACGGGCAGGGAGGTGTCTGGAAGGAGGggacatttaaactgagaccaGCAGAGGGGGAAGGAGCCAGCCCAGCGAAGAATGGAGGGAAGGTCATCTCAGGAGAGAGCAGCACGTGCAAAAGCCCGAAGGCGGGAAGGTGCTCGATGGTTCAAGAAACTGGAAGGCCAGTGCagggggaaagaggggaaaaGGGCTGTAGCCTTGCAGGAGGAGCTTGGAAGGGAGCAGGGCAAGCCCTGTGCTGGCTTTGAGAATCTGCTTGGGCTTATGGATTAGACTCGAGGTCAATGGGAAGCTCCTGAAGCAAGGTTTTCAGCAGTGGACTCACGGGGCGTGGCTTGCCTTTGAAGAAGCTTGCTCTTGCCTGCTGTGTGGGGTAATGATGGAGGGGGCTAGTGGCAAGAAGACCAGCGGACATGGTGTCCAGATAAGATCGCCAGTGGCTTGGactaagatgggaaaggaaaaacagagagaactaGATGGattcaaaatatgttttggaAATAAACTTCCCAGAAGCTGCAGATGGATTGGatcgggggtggggtggagggaagagaggaagagggctCTGGAGGGCACCTGGGTCTCTGGCCTGAGCGCCTGGTGGGTGGCAGTGCCATTTCCTGAGGTGGGGAAACGTGCAagcaggaggggcaggggtgggaaccTGGTTTGGGGCATGTGGGTTTGAGGCATTTGCAGATTGCCAGGAGGTGGTTCCAGAGGCCCTAGCAGTCTCGGGTCATCTGATGAAAGCAGACAGTGGGTCCTTCCATCATTGAGGAAGTCTGAACAGTGAGCTCCAGGGGACCAGGGACAAGCTCTGGGTGGTTTTGTAGCTCCAGCACCTAGCAAACTGCCTtgcgcatagtaggtgctcaaggaGAAGTGGTGTATGAAAGGAGCTGGACCACCAGCTGGGTGAATTGGCTCACGACATGatgagtgcttaataaatatttcaggaatTCTTTGACTCCTCttctctcacccccacccccatccagtcAGTCAAAGATTCCTGCAGATATGACTTTCTTAGTGTTTCCCAAACCAGTCCTAATTCAGACCCTCAGCATTTAACAACATTAatggtgaactttttttttcatcatcCACAGTCATTTATTGATATCCAACTATATACATATGGCACATTTGAGGCACTAATAGAGAGAAGGAAATGCCCACCTACCCCTTGAAATGGAAATAATCGGAGGTGGGTTACACCATCTTTTGGAGAAAGATAGACCTAAAGGattttgtagaaataaaattttagggcaacaatgaatgatttttttaaaaaaaatcctagggcTGATTCATTTTTGCcatagaaatattaatttaacgtaaagatttattttcttttttgtgtgtgtgacctttaactgagtacctactgtgtgccaggcactgtgctaggcccttTATGAGTATATTATTCTCAGCTAACCTTCCTCCATTTGACTTCTCACGGCACTACTACACTAACCTGCTGTGTAATCTCCCTGCCTTCAGCCTCCACCCTCCAATCCATGCGCCATACTTCAACCAGGGCGGTATGAGAAGAATCAAAATCTGATCTGTCCTCCTCCACTTCAAATCTTCTCATCGTCTACAGAATCATGACCCATCGCCTTCACGTAGCTTGCAGTACACTGAGTTCCAGCTCTGCCTCATCTCCCACTGTGCCTCGTCTGATGTTCCTTGGAGCATCCAATGCTGTTTCTCGCCTCGGTGCCTTTGCTGGTATTCTGCCCTCCTCCAGGACTGCCCTTCCTGGTGCTGGTTCATCCACACTCACCATTTAAGGCTCAGCTCTTCATACCATCCTACAGTCCAGTACCAGCTGGATTGGGAACCCTCAGGCCACCGTTTCTCCACTCTGTGTTGACTCCATCGGCACCTATACATCATAAGaactttttttcatataatttctcgTTCAGTGTACACGATTATCTCCAACTTGCCAGGTCTGGTGGTTCCTTAGTCACAATTGAACGTGGAACAACTGGGCAGCTTTTCCTGATAGTCCAGGGCAAGAGCAGTAGTCAGAGATTCTGCTCTTCCCTTGGGTTAGCTTTCATGGGAATGGGTTGCTATGTCTGGGGAATATGTATGTGCCAGTAGAAAGGGGTCCAGGGATCCTCATCCCTTACAAATCCCAGGCCCCAGTACTTTATTCTCCCCCAGTGCATTCCCATCCTGGTCCTTCCTTGAGTTCTCTTGCTCCCTCCCAGACAATGGGGGACTGAGCCCTCATGTCCAGTTGGGGGTTCTCACTCCACTGGGCAGGGGTCTCTGACTAGATGGTCAGAGCATGGGCCAGCCCCACCAGCCCCTCAGACAGCACAGTGTGGACCAGCCAGTGCCATTGCAGGGGGCTCAGTCCCTGGAAGCGAGAGTCCACCACGGCCGCGCGGAAATGCACCTCCACTGCCCGGTGGGATATGTGGCCACTGCTCTCCATGAGCAGCTCCAGCACCTCGGGGTCCAGGGTCGGCTCCAACTTTGTGCAAATGGCCTTGGCGGGACGGATGGTCCCTGATCCTGCACTGTCCCGGACAGACAGACACAACCGCGTGGAGAACAGATACCTGACCAGGTACTCACTCAGCATCACTGTCCCTTCTGCTTTGGCTACAACAGTTCCACTCAGGGACAGGGCTCCTGACGTTCTGGGTGAAATGCAGTCCCCATAATAACTTTTACTTCTTGAGACTTACTATGTGACAGGtactgtactaagtgctttacaaatattaaataatttaatcctcacaacaatcttacGAGGTGGGtcattattctccccattttacagatttaggaaactgaggcccagagagagtaaGTGACTTGCATAcagccacacagccagtaaaCGGCAGAGCCAAGCAGGATGGCTCCAAAGCCACATTCTTGACTGGTTTATTCAAATGCTTCAACCAATTGTCTGACGCATGTCTGTCTGCTTGCCTGTCTCACTTAGATCTGGGCCTTGTTGCTCCTTACCTTCAGtgctagcacacagtaggtgttcaaccAAGCCTTCTAGAACAGGAACCAGTTTGTAACCTTCCTACTTTGGACAGGGGAGCCCGAGGGGAGgaaatgcttttcattttctggTGTTCGGCGATCATCTATCCTACGTGATCACGTCCATTTTCACAACACTGCTGGGCGGGGGTTATTAGACCTACCTGTCAACTGAGGacgcagaggcccagagaggctacaGAATTTGCCTGAGTCGCCCAGCTAGGAGCTGGCGGACATGGACCTAAACCCCAAACTCTTGGCTCCAAGCTCAGTGCTCATTCCACACATGAGAAATGGAGCCAGGGGAGACGTTGCTGAACCCAAACCCAGTCCAAGGGGCATGGAGGCCCTGCTGAGTCAGGGGTCATTAATTACTCCCTCCCCAAGCATGGGGGAGCCTTTGGGGACAGAGGCCTGCTTCCCGTCCTTTCAGCCCTCAGGGACTGACACCTCTTTAGGGCAGGAAACTCTTCCTCGTCACAAAGCTCTagcttccccctctccccccaccccaggccactcCCCTCCCTATCCCCCTCGAGGGTCCTGGTAAAAGCATCCGCTTGTCAGTGTAAATCTGCAGGGTTCAGACCAGCAGCTGGAGATGGATGGGCAGGAAGCAGTAACAATGGATGAAAGACCCTCTGTGcccaggtgggtgggggagggagaagcaggaaaCAGAAGCCTCCCTCCTATGGAGGCCAGGAGCGGCTGGCCGGCTGGCGGGAGGCCTGGGATACCAGAACCTGCGGGGTTTATTTGGACTCCCCGAGGATCCAAGCTGGGAGCCCTTCGCAAACATCAGACCAGCTCATCTCCATGGGGTGCCAGGTCCAGGATGTGTGTGACAAGAATGTTGCTTTCATGCATCACTGTTTGTCCCCTGGGGCCTAGCACTGGGCCAGCGACACAGTAGGGGCTTGTTTGTGGAATGAAGAAATTAATCTGGCACTACTAATAACTAAAGAGTTAGAGTTttacatttattctcttttttttaagaaaattaaaagggtCCACCATTATCCCTTTCCCCCTTCACAGATTTTTGCACATACCCTTCCCTCTGCTTTTTGCAAGGTCAGTCCTTCTCATCCTCTAGTCGCAGCCCTAAAAAGCTCTTCAATGAAGTTTTAGGACCAGCTTCAACCCCGCCCCCAGCTAAGGTAACCCCCAATCCCTTGCCCCCTTTAGCCCAGCACCCCAATGGTTTCCTTCATGGCACTTATTGTAATTAGAAATCTTCCCATTTAATATATAGCCTTATGTTTTAATTTCCTGTCTCtcccaccagaatgtaagctccaaaaGGGCTTTTTGTTCATCGTTGTATCCCCAGGGCCGGGTACTTAGAAGATGCTCCATAAACAGTTGGTAAATAGATAAAGAGATGAACAACTGAATCCCTGCAATAATGTCATTCACACCCGATGCTCTGCAATCCGCTTCcttgaagagaacaaaagagtcTCGCTCTTGCACCGATGATTCTAAAGCCCCAACCCACAGTGAGTGGCTAGTTCCCAGGTCAATAATTGTGATGATCACAAATCATTTTCGGGCTTTGCTTCCCCTACAGCAATTTTTGAGGTTCGTCAAAATCTGAGTGTgcatgggtgggggtgggggttgggggggatagAGAGGTTATATGTGAGAATGCCCACCATCTGTCCAGCGTCTGCTGTGGATGCTGGGGTGGACAGGGCTGGTTCCATCAAATCCATCCATTTCAAAGATGGGAAAACCAAGGCCTAGAAATGGcaagcccacacacacacatcaatccAGAGCTTTGGCAGCAGAGAGCTCAATAGAGCTGCAGATGTGCTGAGTCCTGAGATAtgttcattcattgaacaagtatttattgagcatctattatgtgtctggcactgtgctaggaactgGGGATTAGGCAATGACTAAAGGTTGTGGGACTCAAAGGAATTAAGTAAAAGGCCTCGACCACCCAACACAGAACTCCTTCAGTGACCCCAAAAAGCAAGTCCTGCTTGGCCAGGTGCAAGAGCTGGGTGTGGGACAGGGAAGAACTACAGAGTCTtcagaagcagagacagagaggcCTGACCTGGGGCTGGACAGGGAGAATCCGAAATGGAGGGAAGTGCTGACTATGACTAAGGGGCCAGCTCAGCTGGGCAGGGGGCCGGTGGTTGACCCTCTCAGGCACTCGCTGTTGCCAGCCGGGTTGCATTGGTGCCCAGAAATGCACTGCCTTCAAGTAAAGCAGTTGTGCTGTCTCACCACTGTGGGACCCAATCAAGAGAGAAGGCCGAAggccattcattcactcaggaGACTCATACCTTAATATAAGATATGCCAGACCCTACGCTGAACCCTGAAGCTGCCGAGCTGAAGGAGACATAGTCTCATCCTTAAAAGTCCTCAGGACTGGTGGGGGCACGCAGACACGCAGACAGGCCATTCCAGTCCCGAGGTCCTGGCCACCTCAAGACAGCCCAGGTCAGCAAGGAAATCCATTAGTGGTGCTTTCCCGACTCCCTCTTCTGTCTACACCAGCGATATCAGGGACGATTAAGAACCTCAAGAGACCAGACAGCCCTGGGACTGGACTCAGCTCCACCTCTAGGTCAACACATGACCAGAAGCAAGTGACTTAACGTCTCTGAACCTTAGTTCCCTCAtcggtaaaatggggataataataataccagctTGAACGGTGCTGTAAGAATTTGATGAAATCAGCTACAAAGCTCTTGGCATACAAGTGCTTAAGAAATGGTAAGCCAAAAGCAGACTTCTCTTTTGGGTAGAAATTCTGTGCACTCAGATAGCCTGCGGCTTGCTGTCACAGTTACCACTATTCACAATCCAACA
Proteins encoded in this region:
- the LOC132515593 gene encoding bolA-like protein 1 codes for the protein MLSEYLVRYLFSTRLCLSVRDSAGSGTIRPAKAICTKLEPTLDPEVLELLMESSGHISHRAVEVHFRAAVVDSRFQGLSPLQWHWLVHTVLSEGLVGLAHALTI